In a single window of the Acetivibrio clariflavus DSM 19732 genome:
- a CDS encoding dockerin type I repeat-containing protein: MFNFKKLSLFLLAALIAVQFIPGSRANVFADTGSNFVYGDVNGDGSVDSLDLIILQKYVLGNIDKFPSENGVKAADLDVNGVVDSIDYELFKQYLTGKIKDFPVNNSPATSLIAQSTPIPLELKDNNIVSYKSFNVSLGNSIGSVPREESLSYNWRVISQPSESNALIDNPSIKNPNFTADTAGDYVLGVTVSNRRVTSDEKTLNVKIKEFGATTDDIDENAFTKNYLTGYDFSDYIPLSDGWIIVKSKASNKVIFLNVFTGTHGKEFVVDGTPDRMEFDFEREILLVSLKDNNSIAKINMKTEKITYIDIGNNIVDITLGEKGIVFVLGVNGTGRVIYVVDIIKGKIKNSISVKEKYGIMVYDKEENNLIAGELGYSPSTLGRYSFDENTFSLETQQISNDVGSNGQDLAISVDGKHVAFSCGGGNGKGYTIFDIDSSDINKKFGEWDIGAYPRSADFSLDSKYLVASNGFEVKIFNVENHKAIGVVSKASGSKCNVSFSRGGKIVYDAGTDILYINQSGIIQAEVEPPQVLQSPTARTTGDRIALKGIEVNLDGSASDKGSGTYIEYEWAIVSKPGNSQVVIENENMVKANFAPDMAGQYCISLTVSNEAGESEPAFVNITVQNISDTVDIIESIEEGYLEGYLPIKPIALPSGWIIAADTRNVVKIINVMTKEVIAQYQVSAIPNKLSYDFENDRIVVSLKSDKRIAVIDINEDSVYYIDTPYSYNGIVYGEENIAFAISDDWPKGYISIIDIQEKKVLNSIEVSVYKSGLIEYDPIYNNLFFADSGTSPSSLYRYSFNEVTKELKIEQKINNAGGNARDMNISNDGKHLVLCCGSGNGDGYTIFDFDATNLERKFDEFDTGAYPNSGAFSNDGNYFIASNGSKLLLFDANNHSLINTIKSGSYAAAYDKVLFSRGDNIIYNIVESRIYYYKNPIY; the protein is encoded by the coding sequence ATGTTCAATTTTAAGAAGTTGTCGTTGTTTTTACTTGCTGCATTAATTGCTGTTCAGTTTATTCCAGGAAGTCGTGCCAATGTTTTTGCAGACACAGGAAGTAATTTTGTTTATGGGGACGTAAATGGAGATGGCAGTGTTGATTCATTAGACTTAATAATTTTGCAGAAATATGTTTTGGGAAATATTGATAAGTTCCCCAGTGAAAATGGAGTTAAGGCAGCTGATTTGGATGTAAATGGTGTGGTAGATTCCATAGATTACGAATTGTTTAAGCAATATTTGACTGGTAAAATTAAAGATTTTCCTGTAAATAACTCACCGGCGACATCACTAATAGCACAATCGACTCCAATTCCTTTAGAGTTAAAGGATAACAATATAGTATCCTATAAATCATTCAATGTGTCTCTGGGCAATTCTATTGGCTCTGTACCACGGGAAGAATCACTATCCTATAACTGGAGAGTAATTTCACAACCTTCAGAGAGCAATGCTTTAATAGATAACCCCTCCATTAAGAATCCGAATTTTACTGCGGACACGGCAGGAGATTATGTATTGGGGGTAACTGTTAGCAATAGAAGGGTTACAAGTGACGAAAAGACATTGAATGTAAAAATTAAGGAATTTGGTGCAACAACCGATGATATTGACGAAAATGCCTTTACCAAAAATTATTTAACAGGTTACGATTTCAGTGACTATATACCTCTTTCCGATGGATGGATAATTGTAAAGAGTAAAGCATCAAATAAAGTTATATTCCTGAATGTATTTACAGGTACCCACGGAAAAGAGTTTGTTGTCGATGGTACACCTGACAGGATGGAATTTGACTTTGAAAGGGAAATTTTATTGGTTAGCCTTAAGGATAATAATTCCATTGCAAAAATAAATATGAAAACTGAAAAAATTACATACATAGATATAGGCAATAATATTGTTGATATAACTTTGGGAGAAAAAGGAATTGTTTTTGTTCTGGGAGTAAATGGGACTGGTAGAGTAATTTATGTTGTTGATATCATAAAAGGAAAAATAAAAAACAGTATAAGTGTGAAAGAGAAATATGGCATAATGGTTTACGATAAGGAAGAAAACAATTTGATTGCCGGTGAACTAGGATACAGTCCTAGCACTTTGGGCAGATACTCCTTTGATGAAAATACTTTCAGCTTGGAAACACAGCAGATTAGTAATGATGTTGGTTCTAACGGACAGGATTTGGCAATATCCGTTGACGGAAAGCATGTTGCTTTCTCATGTGGCGGAGGAAATGGAAAGGGATATACCATATTTGATATTGACAGTTCGGATATTAACAAAAAATTTGGTGAATGGGATATAGGAGCATATCCAAGATCAGCGGATTTTTCACTTGATAGTAAATATTTGGTTGCTTCAAATGGTTTTGAGGTAAAAATATTTAATGTAGAGAATCACAAAGCGATAGGCGTTGTAAGCAAGGCTTCCGGCAGTAAGTGCAATGTTTCTTTTTCAAGAGGAGGCAAAATTGTATATGATGCGGGAACAGATATACTGTATATAAACCAAAGCGGTATTATTCAAGCAGAAGTTGAACCGCCGCAAGTACTGCAAAGTCCTACTGCCCGTACAACAGGCGATAGAATTGCTTTAAAAGGTATTGAAGTAAACTTAGATGGAAGTGCAAGCGATAAGGGAAGCGGAACTTATATTGAATACGAATGGGCAATAGTTTCAAAGCCAGGAAATAGTCAAGTTGTGATAGAAAATGAAAATATGGTAAAAGCTAACTTCGCACCTGATATGGCAGGGCAGTACTGTATATCGTTGACAGTATCTAATGAAGCAGGTGAAAGCGAACCGGCTTTTGTGAATATAACTGTTCAGAATATAAGTGATACTGTTGATATAATTGAAAGCATTGAAGAAGGATATCTTGAAGGGTATCTTCCGATAAAACCGATTGCCTTGCCGAGTGGTTGGATTATTGCCGCAGATACAAGGAATGTAGTAAAGATTATCAATGTAATGACCAAGGAAGTTATTGCTCAATATCAAGTTTCTGCTATACCTAACAAATTGAGTTACGATTTTGAGAATGACAGAATAGTTGTATCTCTAAAATCGGATAAAAGGATTGCTGTTATAGATATCAATGAGGATTCTGTTTATTACATTGATACTCCATATTCTTACAACGGGATAGTGTATGGAGAAGAAAATATTGCTTTTGCTATTTCGGATGATTGGCCTAAGGGGTATATTAGTATAATTGATATACAAGAGAAAAAAGTGCTGAATTCTATTGAGGTCAGCGTATATAAATCAGGGTTAATTGAATACGATCCTATATATAATAATTTGTTCTTTGCCGACTCCGGTACAAGTCCGAGCAGTCTTTACAGATATTCCTTTAATGAAGTTACAAAAGAACTTAAAATTGAGCAGAAAATTAATAATGCCGGTGGAAACGCAAGAGATATGAATATTTCAAACGATGGCAAGCATTTAGTGTTATGTTGTGGCAGCGGCAATGGAGATGGATATACCATATTTGACTTCGATGCCACAAATCTTGAAAGGAAGTTCGATGAGTTTGATACCGGTGCATATCCGAATTCCGGTGCATTTTCAAACGACGGTAATTATTTTATAGCTTCAAATGGCTCAAAACTTTTGTTGTTCGATGCTAACAATCACAGTTTGATTAATACTATAAAATCCGGTTCATACGCAGCAGCTTACGATAAAGTATTGTTTTCAAGAGGAGACAATATAATATATAATATAGTAGAAAGTCGTATTTATTACTACAAAAATCCGATATATTAG
- a CDS encoding DUF6106 family protein yields MDIFVERIVSKKKGPKEYLKALGIVLIAFLVSMVVTAYFFPDGIVVIAYVGIVYAAKHFIGNLNVEYEYSLTNGDLDIDKIINKKKRKPLYSTTCKDIEQMAKVSSSQYNESIAKAPLIIKAVSSMDSPNVYYAVINSSGRKVTLYFEPDEKMLKNLKIMLGSKLTI; encoded by the coding sequence ATGGATATTTTTGTAGAGAGAATAGTTTCTAAGAAGAAGGGACCAAAAGAGTACCTAAAAGCATTGGGTATAGTTTTGATTGCATTTTTAGTATCTATGGTGGTAACTGCATATTTTTTTCCGGATGGAATTGTAGTCATAGCATATGTTGGAATAGTTTATGCAGCTAAGCATTTTATAGGCAATTTGAATGTTGAGTATGAGTATTCTCTTACCAATGGGGATCTTGACATTGACAAGATTATAAATAAGAAAAAAAGAAAACCTCTCTATTCTACTACGTGTAAAGATATTGAACAAATGGCGAAAGTTTCAAGCAGCCAATATAATGAGTCAATTGCAAAAGCACCATTGATAATTAAAGCTGTGTCATCCATGGATTCTCCAAATGTATACTATGCAGTGATTAACAGTAGTGGCAGAAAAGTAACACTTTATTTTGAACCCGATGAAAAAATGCTAAAAAATTTAAAAATAATGTTAGGAAGCAAATTGACCATATAA
- a CDS encoding cellulose 1,4-beta-cellobiosidase, translating into MIYNRVKNANKLKSVIAAFAVTTLLTTSIQPAVYAGEDNHPELPPYQKDLLYERTFDEGLCYPWHTCEDSGGVCDFDIKNGALVLKITNPGQNEWSCQMRHRGITLVQGHTYTVRFKVWSNKNGAKVYAKIGMQGEPYTDYWNNQWQKIDLTTSPKLVQAEFTMNSATDETVEFTFHAGGALNTAGTEIYFDDISLYDPLHDKPVIEVLEMPDVRVNQVGYYPNRAKKATVVTNSTSPVGWTLYDSSGRAVKTGTTKVKGLDKDSQDYVHIIDFSDFTTPGKGYYFKVDTNSSKNYSHKFDISEDILSDMKMDAIKYFYHNRSGIAIEMPYAGRQDLTRPAGHIGVYPNLGDTNVPTWPNTGQKNYSLDVSGGWYDAGDHGKYVVNGGISLWTMLNQYERAKKDNVLHLAPYKDGSMNIPESGNGLYDILDEAKWEMDFILKMQVPSSKDPDLAGMVHHKVHDESWTALGLLPHEDPKQRYLRPVSTAATLNLAATAAQAARIWKDIDPSYSNKCLQAAEAAWEAAKKHPKIYAPNEQPGGGPYNDEYVEDEFYWAACELFITTGKSEYKDYIKSSRHYLEMPSILSSGEDDGLYGCFTWGSTQGLGTVSLALIPNDLGESEIQKARQNIAKAADVWLANIEEQGYGLPIKADRNGNYPWGSNSFILNTMIVFAYAYEYTGDTKYLDGMTSSMDYILGRNALDQCYVTGYGERPLQNPHHRFWAYQLSKKFPKPPAGCVSGGPNSNFQDPTINAAMKKDTPPQKCFMDHIDSWSTNEITINWNAPFAWATAYLDEKGNTPSNGGGTNPGGEDIVLGDINFDGDINSIDYALLKAHLLGINKLSGDALKAADVDKNGDVNSIDYAKMKQYLLGISKEF; encoded by the coding sequence ATGATTTACAATAGGGTGAAGAATGCCAACAAATTAAAATCAGTAATAGCTGCATTCGCAGTTACTACTCTTTTAACGACATCTATACAGCCCGCGGTGTATGCCGGTGAGGACAACCATCCAGAATTGCCGCCTTATCAAAAGGATTTGCTCTATGAAAGAACTTTTGATGAAGGACTTTGCTATCCATGGCATACCTGTGAAGACAGCGGCGGAGTTTGTGACTTTGATATTAAAAACGGAGCTTTGGTGCTGAAAATAACAAATCCTGGTCAAAATGAATGGAGCTGTCAGATGCGCCATAGAGGTATAACCCTTGTGCAAGGACATACATATACTGTGCGTTTTAAAGTATGGTCTAACAAGAATGGTGCTAAAGTATACGCTAAAATAGGAATGCAAGGTGAACCGTATACCGATTACTGGAATAATCAGTGGCAAAAGATAGATTTGACTACATCTCCAAAATTAGTTCAAGCGGAATTTACAATGAACAGTGCAACAGATGAAACTGTTGAATTCACATTCCATGCTGGTGGTGCTCTGAATACAGCAGGTACAGAAATTTACTTTGATGATATTTCATTGTACGATCCTTTGCATGATAAACCTGTAATTGAGGTTTTGGAAATGCCTGATGTAAGGGTTAACCAGGTTGGTTATTATCCTAACAGAGCTAAGAAAGCTACTGTTGTTACTAATTCCACATCTCCGGTGGGCTGGACTCTTTATGACAGCAGTGGAAGAGCAGTAAAGACTGGTACCACTAAAGTAAAAGGTTTAGACAAAGATTCACAGGATTATGTACATATAATTGATTTCTCAGATTTCACAACACCTGGAAAGGGATACTACTTCAAGGTTGATACAAACAGCAGTAAGAATTACAGCCACAAATTTGATATATCAGAAGACATACTTTCTGATATGAAAATGGATGCAATTAAATACTTCTATCACAACAGAAGTGGTATAGCAATAGAAATGCCTTATGCGGGAAGACAAGACCTTACTAGACCTGCAGGTCACATTGGCGTTTATCCTAATTTGGGAGACACAAACGTTCCTACATGGCCTAATACAGGACAAAAGAACTATTCTCTTGATGTAAGCGGCGGATGGTACGATGCCGGTGACCATGGAAAATACGTTGTTAACGGTGGTATTTCTCTCTGGACTATGTTGAACCAGTATGAAAGAGCAAAGAAGGATAATGTTCTCCACCTTGCTCCATATAAAGACGGTTCAATGAATATTCCTGAAAGTGGCAATGGACTCTACGATATTCTTGATGAAGCAAAATGGGAAATGGACTTCATATTAAAGATGCAGGTACCGTCAAGCAAAGATCCGGATTTAGCTGGAATGGTACATCATAAAGTACATGACGAATCATGGACTGCATTGGGATTATTACCACATGAAGATCCTAAACAGAGATATTTGCGTCCTGTAAGTACAGCTGCAACATTGAACTTGGCTGCAACTGCTGCACAGGCTGCACGTATCTGGAAAGACATAGATCCTTCATATTCCAATAAGTGCTTGCAAGCTGCTGAAGCTGCATGGGAAGCAGCAAAGAAACATCCGAAGATTTATGCGCCTAATGAACAACCTGGTGGAGGACCATACAATGACGAGTATGTAGAAGATGAATTCTACTGGGCTGCTTGTGAGCTCTTTATCACAACAGGTAAATCTGAATATAAGGATTACATTAAGTCATCGAGACACTACCTCGAAATGCCGTCAATTTTATCAAGCGGTGAAGACGATGGTCTCTATGGATGCTTCACATGGGGTAGCACTCAAGGATTGGGAACAGTTTCCCTTGCACTTATACCGAATGATTTGGGAGAATCCGAAATCCAAAAAGCTAGACAGAATATAGCAAAAGCAGCTGATGTATGGCTTGCAAATATTGAAGAACAGGGATATGGATTGCCAATTAAAGCAGACAGGAACGGCAACTATCCTTGGGGTTCTAACTCATTCATATTAAATACTATGATAGTATTCGCTTATGCGTATGAATATACAGGAGATACCAAGTACCTGGATGGAATGACATCAAGCATGGATTACATTTTAGGTAGAAATGCTCTGGATCAGTGCTATGTAACTGGATACGGTGAACGTCCGCTTCAAAATCCTCACCACAGATTCTGGGCATACCAGCTTAGCAAGAAGTTCCCGAAACCACCAGCTGGATGTGTTTCCGGAGGACCGAACTCGAACTTCCAGGATCCAACTATAAATGCTGCAATGAAGAAAGATACTCCACCACAAAAATGCTTCATGGATCATATAGACTCCTGGTCAACAAACGAAATTACTATAAACTGGAATGCACCATTTGCTTGGGCTACAGCTTACCTTGATGAAAAAGGAAATACTCCTAGCAACGGAGGAGGAACTAATCCGGGTGGTGAAGATATAGTTCTTGGAGATATTAACTTTGATGGTGATATAAACTCAATTGACTACGCATTATTAAAAGCTCATTTGTTGGGTATTAACAAGTTAAGTGGAGATGCACTTAAAGCAGCAGATGTTGATAAAAATGGAGATGTAAATTCAATCGACTATGCTAAGATGAAACAGTACTTACTCGGAATATCTAAAGAGTTTTAA
- the groES gene encoding co-chaperone GroES: protein MTLKPLADRVVVKMVESEETTKSGIVLPGSAKEKPQMAEVIAVGPGTVVDGKEVKMEVKVGDKVIISKYAGTEVKFDGQEYTILKQSDILAIVE from the coding sequence ATGACATTAAAACCTTTAGCAGATAGGGTAGTAGTAAAAATGGTAGAAAGCGAAGAAACTACGAAGAGTGGTATAGTATTACCCGGTTCGGCAAAAGAAAAGCCACAAATGGCTGAAGTAATAGCAGTAGGTCCGGGTACTGTAGTGGACGGAAAAGAAGTAAAAATGGAAGTTAAAGTAGGAGATAAAGTTATAATAAGTAAATATGCCGGCACTGAAGTTAAATTTGATGGTCAGGAATACACAATTCTTAAACAGAGTGATATCTTAGCAATAGTTGAATAA
- the groL gene encoding chaperonin GroEL (60 kDa chaperone family; promotes refolding of misfolded polypeptides especially under stressful conditions; forms two stacked rings of heptamers to form a barrel-shaped 14mer; ends can be capped by GroES; misfolded proteins enter the barrel where they are refolded when GroES binds) yields MAKEIKFGEDARRALEAGVNKLADTVKVTLGPKGRNVVLDKKFGSPMITNDGVTIAKEIELDDPFENMGAQLVKEVATKTNDVAGDGTTTATLLAQAIIREGLKNVAAGANPMILRKGIAKAVDAAVEGIKEVSQKVKGKEDIARVAAISANDEVIGNLIADAMEKVTNDGVITVEESKTMGTSLEVVEGMQFDRGYVSAYMVTDTEKMEAVLDDPYILITDKKISNIQEILPILEQIVQQGKKLVIIAEDVEGEALGTLVVNKLRGTFTCVAVKAPGFGDRRKAMLQDIAILTGGEVISEEVGLDLKETKLEQLGRARQVKVQKENTIIVDGAGSQEEIKKRIASIKAQIEETTSDFDREKLQERLAKLSGGVAVIQVGAATETEMKEKKLRIEDALAATKAAVEEGIVAGGGTALVNAIPKVEKLLDTVSGDEKTGVQIILRVLEEPVRQIAANAGLEGSVIVEKLKSSEPGIGFDALNEKYVNMIEAGIVDPAKVTRSALQNAASVASMVLTTESIVADKPEKEAAGAGMAGGMGGGMGGMY; encoded by the coding sequence ATGGCAAAAGAAATAAAATTTGGTGAAGATGCTAGAAGAGCGCTTGAAGCTGGTGTTAATAAATTAGCAGACACAGTTAAAGTAACCCTTGGTCCTAAAGGAAGAAATGTTGTTTTAGATAAAAAATTCGGTTCTCCGATGATCACAAATGATGGAGTTACAATAGCAAAAGAAATTGAACTTGATGATCCGTTTGAAAATATGGGTGCACAGCTTGTTAAAGAAGTTGCTACAAAGACAAATGATGTAGCAGGAGACGGAACAACTACAGCAACACTTCTTGCACAGGCAATAATAAGAGAAGGCTTGAAGAATGTTGCAGCTGGTGCAAATCCGATGATACTCAGAAAAGGTATAGCTAAAGCTGTTGATGCAGCAGTTGAGGGAATTAAAGAAGTTAGCCAGAAAGTAAAAGGTAAGGAAGACATTGCAAGAGTTGCAGCAATTTCAGCTAATGATGAAGTTATAGGAAACCTTATTGCTGATGCAATGGAAAAAGTTACAAATGACGGTGTTATAACTGTTGAAGAATCCAAGACTATGGGAACAAGTCTTGAAGTAGTTGAAGGTATGCAGTTTGACAGAGGTTATGTATCTGCATACATGGTTACTGATACAGAAAAAATGGAAGCTGTTTTGGATGATCCGTATATTTTAATCACAGATAAAAAAATCAGCAATATTCAGGAAATCCTTCCTATATTGGAACAAATCGTTCAGCAGGGCAAGAAACTTGTTATTATTGCTGAAGACGTTGAAGGTGAAGCACTCGGTACATTAGTAGTTAATAAATTGAGAGGAACATTTACTTGCGTAGCTGTTAAAGCGCCAGGATTTGGTGACAGAAGAAAGGCTATGCTTCAGGATATAGCAATATTAACTGGTGGAGAAGTTATCTCCGAAGAAGTTGGTTTGGACTTAAAAGAAACTAAACTTGAACAGTTAGGTAGAGCAAGACAGGTTAAAGTACAGAAAGAAAATACAATTATAGTTGACGGTGCAGGCAGTCAGGAAGAAATTAAGAAGAGAATTGCTTCTATAAAAGCACAAATTGAAGAAACAACTTCAGATTTCGATAGAGAAAAATTACAGGAAAGACTTGCTAAACTTTCCGGTGGTGTAGCAGTTATCCAAGTTGGTGCTGCAACAGAAACTGAAATGAAAGAAAAGAAATTGAGAATAGAAGATGCTTTAGCTGCTACAAAAGCTGCTGTTGAAGAAGGTATTGTAGCAGGTGGAGGAACAGCTTTAGTAAATGCTATTCCAAAAGTTGAAAAATTGTTAGACACTGTATCCGGAGATGAAAAGACAGGTGTACAGATTATTTTGAGAGTTTTGGAAGAGCCTGTTAGACAAATAGCTGCAAATGCTGGTCTTGAAGGTTCAGTTATAGTTGAAAAGCTCAAATCAAGTGAACCTGGTATAGGATTTGATGCTCTGAATGAAAAATATGTAAATATGATAGAAGCTGGTATAGTTGACCCTGCAAAGGTTACAAGATCTGCATTGCAGAATGCAGCATCAGTTGCATCAATGGTTCTTACAACAGAGTCAATTGTTGCCGATAAGCCTGAAAAAGAAGCCGCAGGTGCTGGAATGGCCGGCGGAATGGGCGGCGGAATGGGTGGAATGTACTAA
- a CDS encoding PilZ domain-containing protein, which yields MSVITVDSHELFEIIQYVNLIKAKFDTDKVWTVYPVLYSSFDSIDIISGQSNLSHLSVGNKANFKFQKHGYEYIVEGEISDISLKSSSTITIKFHNAKKYYNLRKHVRFDVELSSQISEIGSCKETNNKQYFEATILNLSKGGAMVTSSANFSVNDIIEISTAFASGNSFRTRAQILRKQNTQYGGYSYGIQFINTSEENIKNLNIEITKLERSYFNSLRDYKKSQSAFDTKFAIFSTDTDESYDIREALVKLGAENFDVVNNFKFYFGFISEEKPKFIIFDLSSMDEHIDELIKNIKNDFPELDVLLILPLDHQENEEFSHVINEHDVLYKPLIYNEFEDKIIKYL from the coding sequence ATGAGTGTTATAACTGTTGACAGTCATGAATTGTTTGAAATTATTCAGTATGTAAATCTTATAAAAGCCAAGTTTGATACTGATAAAGTGTGGACTGTATATCCTGTTTTATACAGCAGTTTTGATAGTATTGATATTATTTCAGGTCAAAGTAATTTATCCCATCTATCCGTTGGAAATAAAGCAAACTTTAAATTTCAAAAACATGGATATGAATATATTGTAGAGGGAGAGATTTCCGATATCAGTTTAAAGAGTTCATCTACTATTACAATAAAATTCCATAATGCTAAAAAATATTATAACCTTAGAAAACATGTACGCTTTGATGTGGAACTGTCTTCTCAAATATCAGAGATTGGTTCTTGCAAAGAAACGAACAATAAACAGTATTTTGAAGCTACCATATTGAATTTAAGCAAGGGCGGTGCAATGGTAACTAGCAGTGCCAATTTTTCTGTTAATGATATTATAGAAATATCTACTGCTTTTGCATCCGGTAATAGTTTTAGAACCAGAGCCCAAATATTAAGAAAGCAAAATACTCAATATGGAGGATATAGCTACGGTATTCAATTTATCAATACATCGGAAGAAAACATAAAAAATTTGAATATAGAAATAACAAAACTGGAACGATCTTATTTTAATTCGCTTAGGGATTATAAAAAATCGCAATCGGCTTTTGATACTAAATTTGCCATATTTAGCACCGATACAGATGAAAGCTATGATATTAGGGAAGCTTTAGTAAAATTAGGAGCAGAAAATTTCGATGTTGTAAATAACTTTAAATTTTACTTTGGCTTTATATCGGAAGAAAAACCTAAGTTTATAATTTTTGATTTGAGTTCAATGGATGAGCATATAGATGAATTAATTAAAAATATTAAAAATGATTTTCCGGAATTGGATGTTTTATTGATTTTGCCATTAGATCATCAGGAAAATGAAGAGTTTAGTCATGTTATAAATGAACACGATGTGTTATATAAGCCATTGATTTATAATGAATTTGAGGATAAAATAATAAAGTACTTGTAA
- a CDS encoding RNA-binding domain-containing protein — MDKYKLERLLKREEGPKLDFKATLNLSTESEKKELTKDVIAMANSIGGRGYIIFGVEDKTKKIIGITPPDYKEEQVQQIIYNRCDPPIPISLDFIDYEGKTLAVLTVYKSHHKPHQMIQNGAFYIRRGSTTDIARRNELANIFQEQGLLNYETVVLKNVPMSEIDNNLLRNFFQTLNVFSDNPSEIILEALGIVGQAVEGEGYHPTIGGLLLFGKNPYIYLPQVHIKVIYRTEVKMFYGGILTMLDEVSDYLRGVIGTEKYPFEALEEVIANALVHRDYLDFSRGITISITDKNIEISNPGALIAENTVYKFIKEKNPIRRNPWLYQRLLTFDPKKRFMKSGMGMARIKTAFKDMGKVKFVNIGSQNLFIVILPLVPKG; from the coding sequence TTGGATAAATACAAACTGGAACGCCTGCTTAAGAGGGAAGAAGGTCCAAAGCTTGATTTTAAAGCGACACTGAATCTTTCCACAGAAAGCGAAAAGAAGGAACTGACGAAAGATGTTATAGCAATGGCAAACTCAATAGGCGGAAGGGGTTATATAATTTTCGGGGTGGAAGACAAGACAAAGAAAATAATCGGAATAACTCCTCCCGATTATAAGGAGGAACAGGTTCAGCAAATCATATATAATCGCTGTGATCCGCCAATCCCCATATCTCTGGACTTTATAGACTATGAGGGTAAAACATTGGCAGTTCTGACGGTTTATAAAAGTCATCACAAACCTCACCAGATGATTCAAAACGGTGCTTTTTATATAAGGAGAGGTTCCACCACTGACATTGCCAGGAGAAATGAGCTTGCAAATATTTTTCAGGAGCAAGGACTTCTTAACTATGAGACGGTTGTTTTAAAGAATGTTCCAATGAGTGAGATTGATAACAACCTTTTGCGCAATTTTTTTCAAACATTGAATGTATTCAGTGACAATCCCAGTGAGATTATCCTTGAAGCATTGGGTATAGTTGGGCAAGCGGTTGAAGGAGAAGGGTACCATCCTACAATTGGTGGCCTTTTATTATTTGGAAAAAATCCCTATATTTATTTGCCTCAAGTGCATATAAAGGTAATATATAGGACAGAAGTAAAAATGTTTTATGGAGGCATACTTACAATGCTAGACGAGGTTTCCGATTATTTAAGGGGAGTGATAGGCACTGAGAAATATCCCTTCGAAGCGTTGGAAGAGGTAATTGCCAATGCTCTTGTACACCGTGATTACCTGGACTTTTCCAGAGGAATTACCATATCGATTACCGATAAAAATATTGAGATAAGTAATCCCGGTGCCCTAATTGCAGAAAACACTGTTTATAAATTCATAAAAGAAAAGAATCCTATCAGAAGAAATCCTTGGCTTTATCAAAGGCTTCTAACTTTTGATCCCAAAAAACGTTTTATGAAATCGGGTATGGGAATGGCCAGGATTAAAACAGCTTTTAAAGACATGGGAAAAGTAAAGTTTGTTAATATTGGATCCCAAAACCTGTTTATAGTCATATTACCACTCGTACCCAAAGGCTAA